Genomic segment of Mycolicibacterium psychrotolerans:
GCTACCTGCCACCGGTGCAGATCGGCGAGGTGATCCGCGCCGCCGGTATCGGCGAGGTGGTCGAATCCCGTTGTGCTGCGTACAGTGTCGGCGACGTGGTGACCACCCTGACCGGGTTCCAGGAGTACACCATCGTCCGGGACGATCTCTTCACCACGCCGGTACCGGGGCCTGGCGACCAGGTCGACCAGCGCGCGGTGATGTCGATCTACGGCCCCACCGGCGCCACCGCCTATTTCGGGATGACCGGCATCGGCAAGCCCCAGCCGGGTGAGACGGTGGTCGTGTCGGCGGCCGGCGGGGCGACGGGTTCAGTGGCGGGTCAGATCGCCCGGATCGCGGGTGCGCGGGTGGTCGGCATCGCGGGCGGGCCGCACAAATGCCGCGCTGTGGTCGAGGATTTCGGGTTCGATGCGTGCATCGACTACCGGGGTGACGACCTACCGGCCGCGCTCAAGACGCACTGCCCACGGGGCGTCGACGTGTACTTCGACAACGTCGGCGGACCGATCCTCGACGCGGTGCTCGGCAGGTTGGCCCACAAGGCGCGGGTGGTGCTGTGCGGGGTGATCTCCAGCTACCTCACCGGCGAGCATCCCGGTCCGGCCAACTACGTCAACCTGCTCGCCAAGACCGCACTGATGCAGGGGTTCAACGCCCTCGACGAGTGGGGCCGCTTCGACGAGGCGTTCACCGCGTTACGCCGGTGGGACGAGGAGGGCCTGCTGGTGCACCGCGAGCACATCTTCCACGGCATCGAATCCTGCGTCGACGCTCTCAACGGCCTGTTCACCGGCGCCAACATCGGCAAGACGCTCGTCCGGCTCTGAGGATCAACGCGCGGAGATGACATCGGCGCCGAACCGCTCGATCGCGTCCACGGTGTGGGCCAGGCTGTCGCCGGGCACGGTCACCTGAATCCACGTCACCCCGGCCCCCTCGAGTTCGGATGCACCGGCGAGGAACGCGTCGGCGTCGAAGGCGTCATCGCCGGGATCGCCGCCTGCGTCGTTGGTGAACGCGACGTCGACGCCGAACGGATCGCGTCCCGCGTCCTCGAGGCGGCGGCGCAGGTCGCCGATGCCGGCGATGAGACGCTCCACCGTGTCCAGCGCGGCGGTGCGGGCTGTCTTCGCGAGCACGGCAGGAGCACGGAACGGACACCAGCCCTGCCCGTAGGCGGCCACCCGCGCCCGCGCGGCCGAGGTGTTGCCGCCGATCCAGATCGGCGGGTGCGGCGCGGCGACGGGGCGGGGGTGCGCCGTGATGCCCTCGGCGGCGAAGTGCCTGCCCTCGAAGCTGACGTCATCGCGGGTCCAGATCCGCCGGATCATGTCGAGGGACTCTTCGAACAGTGCGGCGCGCTCGTCGAAATCCACACCGAGCGCGGCGAATTCGCGCTTGAGGTAGCCCACCCCGACCGCGAGGGTGAAGCGGCCGCCGGAGACCAGGTCGAGTGTCGCCCCGGCCTTCGCCACGACGAACGGGTTGCGGTACGGCAGCACGACGATGTTCGGGATGAGCCGCAGCGTCGCGGTGTGGGCGGCGGCGAATCCCATCGCGACGAACGGATCCAGCGTGTCGTGGCCACCCGCCTCGAGCCACCGCGTGGTGGGCGCCGGATGGTCGGTGAAGCCGAACCCGTCGAATCCGGCCGCCTCGGCCGCAGCGGCGACCGTCGCGATACCCGACCCGGTGACGAGTTCGGGGCTGTAGGGATGACTGTGCATCGGATGGGTGATCGCGAACCGCACGCCGGCCTCCCGTGATCTCAGGCGGCGCAGAACCACCTTCTTCTTTGATGAGAATGTCGTTACCATGCAGTGGTCGGAATGTACAGCGGCGGGAGGTCCATGAGCAGGCCAGAGATCGGCGTCTACCTGCCCCACATGGGCTTCTCGTATGAGGACGTCCTGCACCGGACCCGGCGCTGCGAAGAGCTCGGCATCGAATCGCTGTGGCTCTACGACCATCTCTATGCCCCGGGCATGCCCGACCGACCGTCGA
This window contains:
- a CDS encoding LLM class F420-dependent oxidoreductase, giving the protein MRFAITHPMHSHPYSPELVTGSGIATVAAAAEAAGFDGFGFTDHPAPTTRWLEAGGHDTLDPFVAMGFAAAHTATLRLIPNIVVLPYRNPFVVAKAGATLDLVSGGRFTLAVGVGYLKREFAALGVDFDERAALFEESLDMIRRIWTRDDVSFEGRHFAAEGITAHPRPVAAPHPPIWIGGNTSAARARVAAYGQGWCPFRAPAVLAKTARTAALDTVERLIAGIGDLRRRLEDAGRDPFGVDVAFTNDAGGDPGDDAFDADAFLAGASELEGAGVTWIQVTVPGDSLAHTVDAIERFGADVISAR
- a CDS encoding NADP-dependent oxidoreductase, whose translation is MPTLTNRQIVLRRRPYGLVAPEDTELVTTTAPEPADGEALVRTTYVGIDAAARTWLDDQPGYLPPVQIGEVIRAAGIGEVVESRCAAYSVGDVVTTLTGFQEYTIVRDDLFTTPVPGPGDQVDQRAVMSIYGPTGATAYFGMTGIGKPQPGETVVVSAAGGATGSVAGQIARIAGARVVGIAGGPHKCRAVVEDFGFDACIDYRGDDLPAALKTHCPRGVDVYFDNVGGPILDAVLGRLAHKARVVLCGVISSYLTGEHPGPANYVNLLAKTALMQGFNALDEWGRFDEAFTALRRWDEEGLLVHREHIFHGIESCVDALNGLFTGANIGKTLVRL